From the Acetonema longum DSM 6540 genome, one window contains:
- a CDS encoding DUF2905 domain-containing protein: MFGFDSWGKTLMLIGVLLLVTGAIMHFGGKWIPFGRMPGDFHWEKGNFSFHFPLVTSLLLSIILTILLNLFFRR; encoded by the coding sequence TTGTTCGGCTTTGATTCTTGGGGCAAAACCCTGATGCTGATCGGCGTTTTGCTGCTGGTAACGGGAGCGATTATGCACTTTGGCGGCAAGTGGATTCCTTTCGGCCGGATGCCGGGAGACTTTCACTGGGAGAAAGGCAATTTCAGCTTTCATTTCCCGCTGGTTACCTCTTTGCTGCTAAGCATTATATTGACTATTCTTCTGAATTTATTTTTTCGGCGATAA
- the queA gene encoding tRNA preQ1(34) S-adenosylmethionine ribosyltransferase-isomerase QueA yields MLLSDFDYYLPQQLIAQTPIYPRNYSRLLVMDRQTGELTHRHFYDLFDYVTEGDTLVFNDTRVIPARLIGCKRDTGAKIEVFLLTQLNDREWEVLVKPGKKAKIGVKIDFGPEISCEVLRHTDFGGRVVRFDYEGVFFAILDRLGTTPLPPYIKEQLNDAERYQTVYAKEKGSAAAPTAGLHFTREMMEELQKRGVNTVFITLHVGLGTFRPVSETEITNHKMHREYYSIPGETARIINEAKERGKRVIAVGTTAIRTLETVGRENRIQAGTGWTGIFIYPGYRFQVIDGMITNFHLPQSTLLMLVSAFAGREHVLQAYEEAVRSEYRFFSFGDAMLIL; encoded by the coding sequence ATGCTGCTGTCTGATTTTGATTACTACTTGCCGCAACAACTCATCGCGCAGACTCCAATTTATCCCCGGAACTATTCCCGCTTGCTGGTTATGGACCGTCAAACCGGCGAGCTGACGCATCGTCATTTTTATGATCTCTTCGACTATGTAACGGAGGGAGACACTCTGGTATTCAATGATACCAGAGTGATACCGGCCCGGCTGATCGGTTGCAAACGAGATACCGGCGCCAAAATCGAGGTATTTCTCCTGACTCAGCTGAATGATCGGGAGTGGGAGGTCTTGGTCAAACCGGGCAAGAAGGCCAAAATCGGCGTAAAAATTGACTTTGGCCCCGAAATATCCTGTGAGGTGCTGAGACACACTGATTTTGGCGGACGCGTGGTTCGCTTTGATTACGAAGGAGTTTTTTTCGCTATTCTTGACCGCCTGGGGACTACGCCGCTGCCGCCGTACATAAAAGAACAATTGAACGATGCCGAGCGGTATCAGACGGTGTACGCCAAAGAAAAGGGATCAGCGGCTGCTCCCACTGCCGGCTTGCACTTTACCCGGGAAATGATGGAAGAACTTCAGAAGCGAGGCGTTAATACGGTTTTCATCACCCTGCATGTGGGGCTGGGCACCTTTCGGCCGGTTAGCGAGACAGAGATTACCAATCATAAGATGCATCGAGAGTATTATTCCATACCAGGCGAAACAGCCCGGATTATCAACGAGGCCAAAGAGAGGGGCAAACGGGTAATTGCTGTGGGCACTACGGCGATACGCACCTTGGAGACTGTCGGCCGGGAGAATCGTATTCAGGCAGGGACCGGCTGGACGGGTATTTTTATTTATCCCGGTTATCGGTTTCAGGTGATCGATGGGATGATCACTAACTTCCATCTGCCCCAGTCCACGCTCCTGATGCTTGTTTCCGCCTTTGCCGGCCGGGAGCATGTCCTCCAGGCCTATGAAGAGGCGGTACGCTCTGAATACCGGTTTTTTAGCTTTGGCGACGCTATGCTGATACTATAA
- a CDS encoding SpoIID/LytB domain-containing protein, which translates to MKKLCMNVTLVLLFTFFSGIMADPLYAAKRQEPLIRVGLLSGQPQVLVSAESDFMLVAADSGQKIHTFRARETVKISMKSQVLTVNDKPISVRSIQLAFKDDSRKFRRSSRRNSSANDALLQQSLTENKKGRFLIVNRHRYRGWIQIKPTVGQSGLTVIEHLPLEQYVYGVIAKEISTEWPMEAVKAQAVAARNYGLYNVNKHKNDGYDVCPTVHCQVYGGAGVEKSRGNQAVDETRGQVITYQGKVIPAYFHASSGGHTENSEYVWGSSSPYLKGVPDFDHDQKNFSWKKRISVQALTDKLSSQGYKVGTLKAIRLSPLKQPSASIDRSLSGRVKTMEFIGSAGTVKVDGNKLRSMLGLSSTMFDVTLSSSASPGTVILQKRDIQPGNNRKMAAVKSAPMLHTVKDSWRDEVIITGFGQGHGVGLSQWGAKALAEKAGNRRNYYQDILTYYYQNSKIEKLY; encoded by the coding sequence ATGAAGAAACTTTGCATGAACGTAACTTTAGTCCTATTGTTTACATTCTTTAGCGGAATCATGGCTGATCCGCTTTATGCCGCTAAGCGTCAGGAACCTTTGATTCGGGTAGGGCTGCTGTCAGGGCAGCCTCAGGTCCTGGTTTCGGCGGAAAGCGATTTTATGCTGGTGGCGGCGGATTCCGGCCAAAAAATCCACACATTTCGGGCTCGTGAAACAGTGAAGATCAGCATGAAAAGCCAGGTTTTGACGGTCAATGACAAGCCGATATCCGTCAGGTCCATTCAGCTTGCTTTCAAAGATGATTCGAGAAAATTCAGACGCAGTTCCCGGCGAAATTCCTCCGCAAACGATGCGCTTCTGCAGCAAAGCCTGACGGAAAATAAAAAAGGCCGGTTTTTAATTGTGAATCGGCATCGTTACCGGGGATGGATTCAAATCAAGCCTACCGTCGGGCAAAGCGGGCTGACAGTGATTGAGCATCTGCCCCTTGAGCAGTATGTATACGGTGTGATCGCCAAGGAAATCAGTACGGAATGGCCGATGGAGGCCGTCAAGGCTCAGGCAGTGGCAGCCCGCAACTATGGGTTGTATAATGTGAATAAACATAAGAATGACGGTTATGATGTGTGCCCCACAGTTCATTGCCAGGTCTATGGCGGCGCGGGAGTCGAAAAAAGCCGGGGCAATCAGGCAGTGGATGAGACCCGGGGTCAAGTGATAACCTATCAGGGAAAAGTAATTCCTGCTTACTTCCATGCCAGTTCCGGCGGCCATACGGAAAACAGCGAATATGTCTGGGGAAGCTCTTCTCCTTACTTGAAAGGAGTTCCGGACTTTGATCATGATCAGAAAAATTTCTCCTGGAAAAAACGCATCAGCGTTCAAGCCCTGACAGATAAACTGAGTTCCCAAGGTTATAAAGTCGGTACTCTCAAGGCGATTCGATTGTCTCCTTTAAAACAGCCTTCGGCTTCGATTGACCGAAGCCTGTCCGGCCGGGTTAAAACGATGGAATTCATTGGTTCCGCCGGCACTGTTAAAGTAGACGGCAATAAACTCAGGAGTATGCTGGGGTTAAGCAGCACCATGTTTGACGTTACTCTTTCTTCATCAGCTTCCCCCGGAACCGTCATACTTCAAAAGAGAGACATTCAACCTGGAAACAACCGGAAAATGGCTGCCGTTAAATCCGCTCCTATGCTTCACACCGTTAAGGATTCCTGGCGGGATGAAGTGATTATTACCGGTTTTGGCCAGGGACATGGCGTGGGATTGTCCCAATGGGGCGCCAAGGCTCTGGCTGAGAAAGCTGGCAATAGGCGCAATTATTACCAGGACATACTGACCTATTACTATCAAAATAGCAAGATTGAAAAATTGTACTAG
- a CDS encoding epoxyqueuosine reductase QueH encodes MNLLLHMCCGPCSIYPVKQIRESGIEVTGFFYNPNIHPYKEFARRLEAAELYAQKVNLSMIIQPEYTLEEYIKQVLDSPGGRCRACYRLRLRRTAEYARENGFSHFSTTLLVSPYQQHEIIRETAETVAAETGVPFYYVDFRTGWKEGVAISREMELYRQPYCGCIFSERDRYYKLVKSN; translated from the coding sequence ATGAATTTGCTCTTGCATATGTGCTGCGGGCCTTGTTCCATCTATCCGGTAAAGCAGATCCGGGAATCCGGCATTGAGGTAACAGGATTTTTTTATAATCCCAACATCCATCCCTATAAGGAATTTGCCCGGCGGCTGGAGGCGGCGGAGCTTTACGCTCAAAAGGTAAACTTGTCTATGATTATTCAGCCAGAGTATACATTGGAAGAGTATATCAAGCAGGTGCTGGATTCGCCTGGCGGCAGGTGCCGGGCTTGCTACAGGCTGCGCCTGAGGCGCACGGCTGAATATGCGCGGGAGAACGGATTCAGCCATTTCAGCACCACTCTCCTGGTTAGCCCCTATCAGCAGCATGAAATCATTCGGGAAACCGCTGAAACCGTTGCGGCAGAGACTGGAGTGCCTTTTTACTATGTGGATTTTCGGACTGGCTGGAAGGAAGGGGTTGCCATCAGCCGGGAAATGGAGCTGTATCGTCAGCCTTACTGCGGCTGTATTTTCAGTGAGAGAGACCGCTACTACAAGCTGGTCAAAAGCAATTAG
- a CDS encoding DUF4879 domain-containing protein, translating to MKKSIVFLLLVFMVMVSVSPLATAGPAPALTKVDIAAFTAENYSNQWQKTPTSYPKSMSGYSFSGPVLYMAVVYTGYPNWNLTFIKINGNQFRHSEIPSERVNLVSGGVIVGYEVHYKIPKAQLSSSNTISVNSSGTNGGSGSSVSTNIKFVK from the coding sequence ATGAAAAAGTCTATCGTATTCCTGTTGTTGGTTTTCATGGTGATGGTTTCGGTCTCTCCCCTGGCAACGGCCGGTCCGGCGCCAGCTTTGACCAAGGTGGATATTGCCGCTTTTACGGCAGAAAATTATAGTAATCAGTGGCAAAAGACTCCCACCAGCTATCCGAAAAGCATGAGCGGTTACTCATTTTCTGGGCCGGTGCTGTATATGGCCGTAGTCTATACCGGCTATCCCAATTGGAACCTTACGTTCATCAAAATAAACGGAAACCAGTTTAGACATTCGGAGATCCCGAGCGAGCGGGTCAATCTCGTCAGCGGTGGCGTCATTGTCGGATATGAAGTCCACTACAAAATTCCGAAAGCCCAATTGAGCTCTAGCAACACAATCAGTGTCAATTCTAGCGGGACCAACGGCGGTTCTGGCAGCAGCGTATCCACCAATATAAAATTCGTTAAATAA